Proteins from a genomic interval of Rhodococcoides fascians A25f:
- a CDS encoding acyl-[acyl-carrier-protein] thioesterase, whose translation MRAYSANVTNARVEPAGFDDELAPEPPPGEGFETSWPVRTGDIDPTNRLRFDGVARYLQDVGTDNLDATPLGKTDPVWIVRRTVIDVFEPIHFPDHVHMRRWCSSMSTRWSNMRVALTTPKGGRIETEGFWINISKATGMPTRISDGALEMLARTTDQHRLRWKAWLTEPAPAESHTDVQFPLRATDIDPFNHLNNAAYWHAIEELLVELPQLAASAHRAVIEYLTPVLASEHVTLRHRYEGGALTVWFVVTGASGEPTVRTVAKVAPKA comes from the coding sequence ATGCGCGCGTACAGTGCGAACGTGACCAATGCACGCGTGGAACCGGCCGGCTTCGACGACGAGCTGGCACCGGAGCCACCACCCGGTGAGGGCTTCGAGACCAGTTGGCCGGTGCGGACAGGCGACATCGATCCGACCAACCGACTGCGGTTCGACGGGGTTGCGCGCTACCTGCAGGACGTCGGAACCGACAACCTCGACGCCACTCCCCTGGGAAAGACCGATCCGGTGTGGATCGTGCGGCGGACCGTCATCGACGTCTTCGAACCCATCCACTTTCCGGACCATGTGCACATGCGTCGGTGGTGTTCGTCGATGTCGACGCGCTGGTCCAACATGCGAGTGGCGCTGACGACCCCCAAGGGTGGACGCATCGAAACCGAGGGCTTCTGGATCAACATCAGCAAAGCCACCGGCATGCCGACTCGCATCAGCGACGGGGCACTGGAGATGTTGGCCAGAACCACCGATCAGCACCGGTTGCGGTGGAAGGCATGGCTGACCGAGCCGGCACCGGCGGAATCGCACACGGACGTGCAGTTCCCTTTGCGCGCAACCGATATCGACCCGTTCAACCACCTCAACAATGCGGCGTACTGGCACGCGATCGAGGAGCTGCTGGTCGAGCTGCCACAGCTGGCGGCGTCTGCGCACCGCGCCGTGATCGAGTACCTGACCCCGGTCCTCGCGAGTGAACACGTCACACTGCGCCACCGCTACGAAGGCGGCGCGTTGACCGTCTGGTTCGTTGTCACCGGCGCATCGGGCGAGCCGACGGTGCGCACCGTGGCCAAGGTCGCACCCAAGGCCTGA
- a CDS encoding C40 family peptidase: protein MAGDPFAVIVAVIVSAAGVVAGTDAPAPIPDQAVTDQAAEIAANAEDQAKTMSDQWTELLGTMPEPAADIADRTLSDAADGLHTAVEPMLPNLPAVEDIEAAEDAAVPTAAEDALAALPTAAAAVPAAGSPSAPLPFSVFSPSALSAGALSSTALSSTAAALGAGAVQFAGRTYTAADIATQTAFMASAEAIRRALFPGLPVTFTGINVGPIGLGAVGAITAFVPWLQKAGNICGGVKGTTIAALYAAENGFRYGPTAPVSSTGAQGPGQFMPGTWATYGKDYDGNGVVDVNSVGDAVMASGTMLCDIYGQVDGWKREGKVSGDTLDLTLAGYNAGAGAVLRSGGMPSGTVDYETQTKPYVARIRATEAQFASILTPFAGLDLTGMGGRAVQLAMDYLGLPYVWGGGNINGPSGGGFDCSGLTSYALFKASGGKVTLPRTSETQWNVGTEVPMELAQPGDLLFGNWGPAGPGHVAIYMGNGQMVHAPTTGDVVRVAPVFDGMRARHIV, encoded by the coding sequence ATGGCAGGCGATCCATTCGCAGTCATCGTTGCCGTCATCGTGTCCGCCGCCGGTGTTGTCGCCGGAACCGACGCCCCGGCTCCGATTCCCGATCAGGCAGTGACGGATCAGGCCGCAGAAATTGCCGCCAACGCCGAGGATCAGGCGAAGACGATGAGCGATCAGTGGACCGAACTCCTGGGCACCATGCCCGAGCCTGCCGCCGACATCGCCGATCGCACGTTGTCCGACGCTGCGGACGGCCTGCACACTGCCGTCGAGCCGATGCTGCCGAACCTTCCGGCGGTGGAAGACATCGAGGCGGCCGAGGATGCAGCGGTGCCGACCGCGGCGGAAGATGCACTGGCTGCCCTCCCCACTGCCGCTGCGGCTGTACCTGCTGCCGGCTCCCCGTCTGCCCCACTTCCGTTCAGCGTGTTCTCGCCGAGTGCTCTTTCGGCCGGCGCTCTCTCGTCGACCGCTCTCTCGTCAACGGCAGCTGCACTCGGTGCCGGTGCAGTCCAGTTCGCCGGCCGCACGTACACCGCAGCCGACATCGCCACCCAGACGGCGTTCATGGCGTCGGCTGAGGCCATTCGGCGCGCACTCTTTCCCGGGCTGCCCGTGACGTTCACCGGTATCAATGTGGGTCCGATCGGCTTGGGGGCGGTGGGAGCCATCACCGCCTTCGTACCGTGGTTGCAGAAAGCAGGCAACATCTGCGGAGGTGTCAAAGGCACCACGATCGCCGCACTCTATGCCGCCGAGAACGGCTTTCGGTACGGGCCGACTGCGCCTGTCTCGAGCACCGGCGCACAGGGACCGGGACAATTCATGCCGGGCACGTGGGCGACCTACGGCAAGGACTACGACGGCAACGGCGTGGTCGACGTCAACAGCGTCGGAGACGCGGTCATGGCGTCGGGCACGATGCTGTGCGACATCTACGGGCAGGTCGACGGCTGGAAGCGAGAAGGCAAAGTCTCCGGTGACACACTCGACCTGACCCTCGCCGGATACAACGCGGGCGCGGGAGCGGTGCTGCGATCAGGCGGTATGCCCTCGGGCACAGTCGATTACGAGACACAGACCAAGCCGTACGTGGCCCGCATCAGGGCGACCGAGGCGCAGTTCGCCTCGATACTGACCCCGTTCGCGGGGCTCGACCTCACCGGAATGGGCGGCCGGGCAGTGCAATTGGCGATGGACTACCTGGGGCTGCCCTACGTATGGGGTGGCGGAAACATCAACGGTCCGTCCGGCGGTGGATTCGATTGCTCAGGTCTGACGTCGTACGCCCTGTTCAAGGCCTCGGGCGGGAAGGTGACGCTGCCCCGCACCTCCGAAACACAATGGAACGTCGGCACCGAGGTTCCGATGGAACTGGCGCAGCCCGGCGATCTACTGTTCGGAAACTGGGGACCGGCGGGACCCGGACACGTGGCGATCTACATGGGGAACGGCCAGATGGTGCATGCTCCCACCACCGGTGACGTGGTTCGAGTGGCACCGGTGTTCGACGGTATGCGCGCCCGCCACATCGTCTAG
- a CDS encoding energy-coupling factor transporter transmembrane component T family protein, whose amino-acid sequence MIGLYRPGTSLLHRMSPGWKLLSLIVAILATVIFARTPLEVGVVALAVAALFAVAGIPVKVALAQLRPVLWMLLIIGVFQILITTWQRAVVVCGVLVISVALAALVTLTTRVTDMLDTVTRALGPIRRFGVDPDRIGLLLALAIRCIPLLASIVQEVSQARKARGLQWSMTALATPVLVRALRTADAMGDALVARGVDDDGIDDDGTDDDE is encoded by the coding sequence GTGATCGGTCTCTACCGCCCCGGTACATCGCTGCTGCACCGAATGAGCCCGGGCTGGAAACTGTTGTCGCTCATAGTTGCAATCTTGGCGACCGTGATCTTCGCGCGCACCCCGCTCGAGGTTGGCGTGGTGGCTCTGGCGGTCGCCGCCCTGTTCGCAGTGGCCGGTATTCCGGTGAAAGTCGCACTGGCGCAACTTCGTCCGGTGCTGTGGATGCTTCTGATCATCGGCGTGTTCCAGATACTGATCACCACGTGGCAGCGCGCGGTGGTGGTGTGCGGGGTGCTGGTGATCTCCGTTGCCCTGGCGGCACTGGTCACGCTGACCACCCGGGTGACCGACATGCTCGACACCGTCACGCGAGCACTCGGGCCGATCCGCCGCTTCGGCGTCGACCCGGATCGCATCGGACTGCTCCTGGCCCTTGCCATTCGGTGCATCCCGCTGCTGGCCTCCATCGTCCAAGAAGTGTCCCAGGCCCGCAAAGCCCGCGGACTGCAGTGGTCCATGACGGCTCTGGCAACCCCGGTTCTGGTGCGCGCCCTCCGCACTGCGGATGCGATGGGTGATGCCCTCGTCGCACGCGGTGTGGACGACGACGGTATAGATGACGACGGTACAGACGATGACGAGTGA
- a CDS encoding biotin transporter BioY, producing the protein MNVSARDMAQIAVFAALIAALGLPGSITVGFSGVPITLQTLGIILSGAILGARKGTAAVLVFLALTMIGLPLLAGGRTGLSAMAGPTVGYLIGWIPAALLIGWLTARILPKYSIALGLAINAVGGIVVVYVFGIIGLILRTDVGVWAAITSNGPFLPGDIAKVVVATVVAKSVHRAYPGLIKA; encoded by the coding sequence ATGAACGTCTCCGCCCGCGACATGGCGCAGATCGCAGTGTTCGCAGCGCTCATCGCTGCTCTCGGCCTGCCGGGATCGATCACGGTCGGCTTCTCCGGCGTCCCCATCACCCTGCAGACCCTCGGCATCATTCTGTCCGGCGCGATCCTCGGTGCCAGGAAAGGCACTGCTGCGGTCCTGGTGTTTCTCGCGCTCACGATGATCGGCCTCCCATTGCTGGCGGGTGGACGTACCGGTCTGTCGGCCATGGCCGGGCCCACCGTCGGGTACCTCATCGGCTGGATACCGGCAGCGTTGCTGATCGGCTGGCTCACGGCCCGCATCCTGCCGAAGTACTCGATCGCGCTCGGTCTGGCGATCAATGCCGTCGGCGGCATCGTGGTGGTGTACGTCTTCGGGATCATCGGCCTGATCCTGCGTACCGACGTCGGAGTCTGGGCCGCGATCACGTCCAACGGCCCGTTCCTGCCCGGTGACATCGCCAAGGTCGTCGTCGCCACCGTTGTCGCCAAAAGCGTGCATCGTGCATACCCGGGCCTGATCAAGGCGTGA
- a CDS encoding AMP-binding protein, which yields MTTVQTMTSELLAARVARNSGRQDAAIVDATGEISYREFWDRVERTAGSLSGMRRVAVLPTSDIGSLVVVLAAMHAGVSVVLLHRHLLDREFADVTAVCEPSLIVAHPRQHARVHRWGADTVLAPEELTTGRAAPLDPPARSAELLVGITSGTTGPPKLFVRDQASWAATLDRSDALFELGPGDRVSASGTLDHTHFLYGALHGLTRGATVDLRKAAVALEDAPTHLYSVPTIAWDIARSNARYPSVREVLSSAARWPQSARTALATVLPNATMTHFYGASELSFVSYDRRTPGSTGVEGSSVEGALFGGVEVETRNELLHVRSDMLFDGYLSRVGDHTTLTNGPVDGWMTVGDRGSVDEGRLTLLGRGSETIVRAGLTVELAPIEAALLSIPGVLDAGVVGVPDDRTGEVPAAGVVVAQQNSPTVAQIRRHVRSMLPSPSLPVVIAVVDALPRTPRGKLDHQALGATLATVRTVGSPDAPVTTNQTVNAPPS from the coding sequence ATGACGACGGTACAGACGATGACGAGTGAGCTGCTCGCCGCGCGCGTCGCTCGGAATTCCGGGCGACAGGACGCAGCGATCGTCGACGCAACCGGCGAGATCAGCTACCGCGAATTCTGGGATCGGGTCGAGCGCACCGCGGGATCGTTGTCGGGCATGCGTCGGGTGGCGGTGCTGCCGACGTCGGACATCGGGTCGCTGGTCGTGGTTCTGGCGGCAATGCATGCCGGGGTGAGTGTCGTTCTGCTGCATCGACATCTGTTGGATCGAGAATTCGCCGATGTCACGGCGGTGTGTGAGCCCTCGCTGATTGTCGCGCATCCGCGCCAGCACGCACGAGTGCATCGTTGGGGTGCCGACACAGTGCTGGCACCCGAGGAGCTCACCACCGGCCGCGCCGCTCCGCTCGATCCACCCGCACGCAGCGCCGAACTCCTGGTCGGCATCACCTCCGGAACGACCGGACCACCCAAATTGTTCGTTCGGGATCAGGCGTCGTGGGCTGCCACGCTCGACCGGTCCGATGCACTGTTCGAGCTCGGGCCGGGCGATCGAGTGTCTGCATCCGGCACCCTCGATCACACACACTTTCTCTACGGTGCGTTGCACGGGCTCACCCGCGGTGCAACGGTGGATCTACGGAAGGCGGCGGTCGCTCTCGAAGATGCTCCGACACATCTGTATTCGGTACCGACCATCGCCTGGGACATCGCTCGCTCCAACGCCCGGTATCCCTCCGTCCGCGAGGTGCTCTCGTCTGCGGCGCGATGGCCGCAGTCTGCCCGCACGGCATTGGCGACGGTGTTACCGAACGCAACCATGACGCACTTCTACGGTGCATCGGAACTGAGCTTCGTCTCGTACGACCGTCGAACTCCTGGCAGCACGGGTGTCGAGGGATCGAGTGTGGAGGGCGCGTTGTTCGGCGGGGTGGAGGTGGAGACCAGGAACGAACTGCTGCATGTGCGCAGCGACATGCTGTTCGACGGTTACCTGAGCCGAGTCGGCGACCACACCACCCTGACGAACGGGCCCGTCGACGGGTGGATGACGGTCGGTGATCGCGGCAGTGTCGACGAGGGTCGACTGACGTTGCTCGGCCGCGGCAGCGAGACGATCGTTCGAGCCGGGCTCACGGTCGAGCTGGCCCCGATCGAGGCGGCCCTGTTGTCGATCCCCGGTGTTCTCGATGCCGGAGTTGTCGGCGTTCCCGACGATCGCACCGGTGAGGTGCCGGCGGCGGGAGTGGTTGTAGCCCAGCAGAACTCACCCACAGTGGCGCAGATACGGCGGCACGTTCGCTCGATGTTGCCGAGCCCGAGCCTACCCGTGGTGATCGCCGTCGTGGACGCCTTACCGCGCACCCCGCGCGGCAAGCTCGATCATCAGGCCTTGGGTGCGACCTTGGCCACGGTGCGCACCGTCGGCTCGCCCGATGCGCCGGTGACAACGAACCAGACGGTCAACGCGCCGCCTTCGTAG
- a CDS encoding HNH endonuclease signature motif containing protein, which translates to MFDTGGWGVAETPPVDDCIAGFLDVIALNRVHENLARAGTVLAYCDVLEMRLEAAEAAGGDPGETVRGALCDLAVTMTGTRRDASVVHDVAERLHRMPLTALRFVTGSFDWSTVVTITSVLHRATDETISKIEYEVCAAGGRMRPQALRNRIWRLWMKADPDGAAQARETAKSEEVGVRIVRTGPGGISTLIAKITDLESAEADALIVEIVVTVCKDDPRSTGMLRAAGLMALLHGEHSLVCQCDLGDECPVAGAADDLPPRRGHLLQIVVAVETLLGLSAEPATLADGTPIDPEVARIVAADAKWQAMLTELVDMLKPEQDGPDERGSNGKSPNDKSPKGKRSNDDDPDDDSPDGDSPDHGGPDGGPDDDGPGGPDNDGPGGPDNDGPGGPGEDWPGDEGGGSTGGNDPDDGRGPSIKGSTHPAGPLDRDDPETSEDRVGPSPPGFRLLRTVVGIGRVRSAAQLPPMRGVCAQGCPPADRILGEESVRDGLVARWLGWIAEQPERARGIFPDGHGGECVPSRAAVTYRPSARVAAVVRTAYRTCTFPNCDVPSARCQIDHVVPFDKDDPGRGGWTIVTNLQPVCVFHHQAKTSKAWSAVMLAGGAILWSNSLGLRAVTLPEFSIASPPRRRHRRKKSADSELSPFEPTRWELEYSSSAPPTLADFRSASSDIARKKLADKRRVYLDHCRVVHVRIRLDRSRYDPAPF; encoded by the coding sequence ATGTTCGATACCGGGGGGTGGGGCGTGGCGGAAACGCCACCGGTCGATGACTGCATTGCGGGGTTTCTCGACGTCATCGCGCTCAACCGCGTCCACGAGAACCTTGCCAGGGCAGGGACCGTACTGGCGTACTGCGACGTACTCGAGATGCGACTGGAGGCTGCCGAGGCCGCCGGTGGCGATCCGGGCGAGACGGTCCGCGGCGCGTTGTGTGACTTGGCCGTGACGATGACCGGCACGCGTCGCGATGCATCGGTGGTGCACGACGTCGCGGAGCGGCTGCATCGAATGCCGTTGACTGCCTTGCGTTTCGTGACCGGAAGCTTCGACTGGTCGACGGTGGTCACCATCACCTCGGTGTTGCATCGCGCCACTGACGAGACCATCTCGAAAATCGAATACGAGGTCTGCGCTGCAGGGGGCAGAATGCGCCCGCAGGCCTTGCGGAACCGAATCTGGCGGTTGTGGATGAAGGCCGATCCGGACGGTGCTGCGCAGGCTCGCGAGACGGCGAAGTCGGAGGAAGTCGGAGTGCGGATCGTGCGAACCGGTCCTGGCGGTATTTCGACGCTCATCGCGAAGATCACGGATTTGGAATCGGCCGAAGCAGATGCACTCATCGTCGAGATCGTCGTCACGGTCTGCAAGGACGATCCGCGGTCGACGGGGATGCTGCGGGCCGCCGGATTGATGGCGTTGCTGCACGGCGAGCATTCGCTGGTCTGTCAGTGCGATCTCGGTGACGAGTGCCCGGTTGCCGGTGCCGCCGACGATCTTCCACCGAGGCGCGGGCATCTCCTGCAGATCGTGGTGGCGGTGGAGACGCTGCTGGGACTGTCCGCGGAGCCCGCAACCTTGGCGGACGGGACTCCGATCGATCCCGAGGTGGCGCGCATCGTCGCCGCCGATGCGAAGTGGCAGGCAATGCTGACCGAGTTGGTCGACATGCTGAAGCCCGAGCAGGACGGCCCCGACGAGCGCGGCTCGAACGGCAAGAGCCCGAACGACAAGAGCCCGAAGGGCAAGCGCTCGAACGACGACGATCCGGATGACGACAGCCCGGATGGCGACAGCCCGGATCACGGCGGCCCGGACGGTGGTCCTGACGACGATGGGCCCGGCGGTCCTGACAACGATGGGCCCGGCGGCCCTGACAACGATGGGCCCGGCGGACCCGGCGAGGATTGGCCCGGCGATGAAGGCGGTGGTTCCACCGGAGGCAACGACCCGGATGACGGCCGCGGTCCCTCGATCAAGGGATCGACCCACCCGGCAGGCCCACTCGATCGGGACGATCCCGAAACCTCCGAAGACCGCGTCGGTCCGTCTCCACCCGGCTTCCGTTTGTTGCGCACAGTGGTGGGCATCGGCCGGGTGCGCAGTGCCGCTCAGCTTCCGCCGATGCGCGGCGTGTGCGCCCAAGGTTGTCCGCCGGCCGATCGGATTCTGGGGGAGGAGTCTGTCCGCGATGGGCTTGTCGCACGCTGGCTCGGTTGGATTGCCGAACAGCCCGAGCGTGCGCGCGGGATTTTTCCCGACGGTCATGGCGGCGAATGCGTTCCGTCGCGAGCCGCGGTGACCTATCGGCCGAGCGCGCGCGTCGCCGCTGTCGTGCGGACGGCCTATCGCACGTGCACGTTCCCCAACTGTGACGTGCCCTCGGCCCGGTGTCAGATCGATCATGTGGTCCCATTCGACAAGGACGATCCGGGGCGTGGCGGCTGGACGATCGTGACAAATCTTCAACCGGTGTGCGTATTCCACCATCAGGCGAAGACGTCGAAAGCGTGGTCGGCGGTGATGCTCGCCGGAGGGGCGATTCTGTGGTCGAACTCTCTCGGTCTACGCGCGGTCACGCTGCCGGAGTTCTCGATCGCGTCGCCTCCTCGACGTCGCCATCGCCGGAAGAAGTCGGCCGACAGTGAGCTGTCCCCGTTCGAACCCACCCGATGGGAGCTCGAGTACAGCAGCTCTGCACCGCCGACACTCGCGGATTTCCGTTCCGCGTCATCGGACATTGCACGGAAGAAACTGGCAGACAAGAGACGTGTCTACCTCGACCACTGCCGCGTCGTACACGTGCGCATTCGACTCGACCGGAGCAGATACGATCCCGCTCCCTTTTGA
- a CDS encoding thiolase family protein, producing MSTPVIVAAKRTAIGIAGHGFADVTAPYLAAPVLKAVAVEVISLGLPIDDVILGNCLGPGGDVARVSALLAGLGVDVPGVTVDRQCGSGLDAVMQAASRIRSGDETLILAGGVESASTSPWRFWPPVDGAEPVRYTRAPFAPHGFDDPDMGVAADDLARRRGIDRQRQDEYAARSFARASAYDFSAEIVPIGQLNADERIRPNMTAQRLGRLRPTFTSDGTVTAGNSCGISDGAAVLAITTAERAAGMPALRILGSAVAGSDPALPGLGPVPAIEKLLGRTGVSLDEIGVIEITEAFASVVLAVSDALGIDDERICPDGGAIAMGHPWGASGAILLVRLASRMLQPSGPALGLAACAIGGGQGIAMLVERVT from the coding sequence GTGAGTACTCCCGTGATCGTTGCGGCCAAACGAACCGCGATCGGCATTGCCGGTCACGGTTTTGCAGACGTCACCGCTCCGTACCTTGCTGCGCCGGTTCTGAAAGCTGTTGCAGTAGAGGTTATTTCACTCGGACTCCCGATCGACGACGTGATCCTCGGCAACTGTCTCGGCCCCGGCGGCGACGTTGCGCGTGTATCGGCCTTGCTCGCGGGACTCGGTGTCGACGTCCCCGGCGTTACCGTCGACCGCCAGTGTGGATCCGGACTCGACGCCGTCATGCAGGCCGCGTCGCGCATCCGCAGCGGCGACGAGACGTTGATTCTGGCAGGTGGCGTCGAATCGGCGAGTACGAGTCCGTGGCGGTTCTGGCCCCCGGTCGACGGCGCAGAACCTGTTCGGTACACCCGAGCACCATTCGCTCCCCACGGTTTCGACGATCCCGACATGGGCGTTGCGGCAGACGATCTCGCGCGTAGGCGTGGAATCGACCGACAGCGGCAGGACGAGTACGCCGCACGGTCCTTCGCACGAGCCTCGGCATACGACTTCTCCGCCGAAATCGTCCCGATCGGACAGTTGAACGCCGACGAGCGCATCCGCCCCAACATGACTGCCCAGCGACTGGGCAGACTGCGTCCCACGTTCACCTCCGACGGCACGGTCACCGCGGGCAATTCCTGCGGAATCTCCGACGGTGCCGCAGTTCTGGCGATCACCACGGCCGAACGTGCCGCTGGTATGCCGGCACTGCGCATTCTCGGCAGCGCGGTGGCCGGGTCCGATCCGGCACTGCCCGGTCTGGGACCGGTGCCTGCGATCGAGAAGCTACTCGGGCGCACCGGGGTGTCACTCGACGAGATCGGGGTCATCGAGATCACCGAGGCGTTCGCATCGGTGGTGCTCGCAGTCTCGGATGCGCTGGGCATCGACGACGAGCGCATCTGCCCGGACGGTGGGGCCATCGCGATGGGTCATCCGTGGGGCGCATCGGGCGCAATTCTGCTGGTGCGCTTGGCATCTCGAATGCTGCAACCGAGTGGTCCGGCACTGGGATTGGCGGCCTGCGCCATCGGCGGCGGGCAAGGAATAGCGATGTTGGTGGAGCGAGTGACATGA
- a CDS encoding AMP-binding protein yields MTLELGGLGDDNGSVSDRADDPAIVWSGRTLTYADLDAAVEQWPHLPVHDASALELPEALICVFAAARQGSAVRVEDLSARPERPTHTEPDAFLLVATSGSTGRPKPLERTAASWVDSFPEFTEITDIRPTDSVLITGPLHATMHLFAAVHALWLGACVTDDTALATAVHAVPAVLRDTVRRMPGARVAVAAGAGLDSAAAQTISDMGVRLVEYYGSAELSLVAARVTGEHAALRLLRDVEARTEDGYLVVRSPYSALATTGWCGVGDLAELSGRELLVHGRGDAAINVGGTTVVAEDVERILTALDGVRAAAAIGSPHAVLGETVSAVIELDGSRDLDRIRADARAIMTKEALPRKWTVVQQLPRTSSGKIARKALL; encoded by the coding sequence GTGACTCTCGAGCTGGGAGGTCTAGGTGACGACAACGGCAGCGTAAGTGACCGGGCCGACGACCCGGCCATCGTCTGGTCGGGTCGCACGCTCACCTACGCCGACCTCGACGCTGCCGTCGAGCAATGGCCTCACCTCCCGGTGCACGACGCCTCAGCGCTCGAGCTACCCGAGGCGCTGATCTGCGTTTTTGCGGCGGCGCGGCAGGGAAGTGCGGTGCGAGTCGAGGATTTGTCGGCCCGCCCCGAGCGCCCTACCCACACCGAGCCCGACGCTTTCCTGCTGGTCGCGACCTCGGGCTCCACCGGACGCCCCAAGCCGCTCGAGCGCACTGCCGCGTCGTGGGTCGACAGCTTCCCCGAGTTCACCGAGATCACCGACATCCGCCCCACCGATTCGGTGCTGATCACCGGACCATTGCACGCCACGATGCACCTGTTCGCCGCAGTGCACGCGCTGTGGCTGGGGGCCTGCGTCACCGACGACACGGCCCTGGCGACGGCGGTGCACGCAGTGCCAGCGGTCCTTCGCGACACGGTTCGTCGGATGCCCGGTGCGCGGGTGGCGGTCGCGGCTGGTGCCGGGCTGGATTCAGCTGCAGCGCAGACGATCTCGGACATGGGCGTCAGGTTGGTCGAGTACTACGGCTCGGCGGAACTGTCGTTGGTGGCGGCGCGGGTGACAGGCGAGCACGCGGCACTGCGATTGCTCCGCGATGTCGAGGCGCGCACCGAAGACGGGTATCTGGTCGTCCGTTCGCCGTACTCGGCACTCGCCACCACTGGCTGGTGCGGCGTCGGTGATCTGGCCGAGCTCAGCGGCCGCGAACTTCTGGTCCATGGTCGGGGGGACGCGGCGATCAATGTCGGCGGCACCACCGTCGTCGCAGAGGACGTCGAGCGAATCCTGACCGCTCTCGACGGCGTTCGAGCCGCGGCTGCCATCGGGTCTCCCCATGCGGTGTTGGGTGAAACGGTGTCTGCCGTCATCGAACTCGACGGTTCCCGCGATCTCGACCGTATCCGCGCCGACGCCCGCGCGATCATGACCAAGGAGGCACTGCCGCGAAAGTGGACGGTGGTACAGCAGCTGCCCCGCACCTCGAGCGGCAAGATCGCCCGGAAAGCTCTGCTGTGA
- a CDS encoding vitamin K epoxide reductase family protein: MRTRVGAAVFTVFSAIGLLAALTLTIERFKLLEDASYVPSCSLNPVLSCGSVMVTKQAALFGFPNPILGIVAFSVALVAGVLWLGRVELPHWFWLGMSGGLLLGEVFVHWLIVQSLYEIGALCPYCMVVWAVTMPLFVLALSRLISTGPNNGGTIGRLFLEWRWTLLAVWYAIVIALIGIRFSDYWTSLL, translated from the coding sequence ATGAGGACCCGCGTCGGTGCTGCAGTCTTCACCGTCTTCAGCGCGATCGGGCTACTCGCTGCGCTGACGCTGACGATCGAGCGATTCAAGTTGCTGGAGGACGCGTCGTACGTACCGTCGTGCAGCCTGAATCCGGTGCTCTCGTGCGGTTCGGTGATGGTGACGAAGCAGGCTGCGCTCTTCGGCTTCCCGAACCCCATCCTGGGCATCGTCGCGTTCTCGGTTGCGCTCGTCGCCGGGGTGCTGTGGCTCGGCCGCGTCGAATTGCCGCACTGGTTCTGGCTCGGCATGAGTGGCGGCCTGCTGCTCGGTGAAGTGTTCGTGCATTGGCTGATAGTCCAGAGCCTGTACGAGATCGGCGCACTGTGCCCTTACTGCATGGTGGTGTGGGCCGTGACGATGCCGCTGTTCGTGCTGGCTCTGAGCCGATTGATCAGCACCGGCCCGAACAACGGCGGCACGATCGGCCGTCTTTTCCTCGAATGGCGGTGGACGCTGCTTGCCGTGTGGTACGCAATCGTCATCGCGCTCATCGGAATCCGCTTCTCGGACTACTGGACCTCCCTGCTCTGA
- a CDS encoding energy-coupling factor ABC transporter ATP-binding protein, with amino-acid sequence MSSIKFENISHSFGERQVLHGIDLEFDERRIGIIGSNGSGKSTLARMINGLIKPDSGRVTVDGVDAAKKGAQVRKKVGFVFTDPDSQIVMPTVAEDLAFSLRRSGLSKKEVEDRVDEILVRFRLDQHRDHPAHLLSGGQKQLLAIGAVLIRRPEVVVADEPTTLLDLRNGRVVAQALDSMDQQVVVVTHQLALLDSFERVIVIDDGRVAFDGAPAAAVPAYRELIG; translated from the coding sequence ATGAGCAGCATCAAGTTCGAGAACATTTCCCACTCCTTCGGGGAGCGGCAGGTGCTGCATGGCATCGACCTCGAATTCGACGAGCGCCGCATCGGCATCATCGGATCGAACGGGTCGGGGAAGTCGACGCTGGCTCGGATGATCAACGGTCTGATCAAGCCCGACTCCGGCCGCGTCACGGTGGACGGCGTCGACGCTGCCAAGAAGGGTGCGCAGGTTCGCAAGAAGGTCGGGTTCGTCTTCACCGACCCCGACTCGCAGATCGTCATGCCCACTGTCGCAGAGGATCTCGCGTTCTCGCTGCGTAGGTCCGGGCTGAGCAAAAAAGAAGTCGAAGACCGCGTCGACGAAATCCTCGTCCGCTTTCGCCTGGATCAGCATCGCGATCATCCGGCGCACCTGCTCTCCGGTGGGCAGAAGCAATTGCTCGCGATCGGTGCCGTACTGATCAGACGGCCGGAGGTGGTTGTTGCAGACGAGCCGACCACGTTGCTCGACCTGCGCAACGGACGCGTCGTCGCTCAGGCTCTGGATTCGATGGATCAGCAAGTCGTCGTCGTGACTCATCAGCTCGCTCTGCTGGACAGCTTCGAGCGTGTCATCGTCATCGATGACGGCCGCGTGGCGTTCGACGGTGCCCCCGCCGCAGCGGTGCCGGCGTATCGGGAGCTGATCGGGTGA